In Rhodococcus pseudokoreensis, the DNA window CCTCCGATGAGTGCGATCAGGCCGCGAGACTGCGATCGACGGCGTCGAGCAGGCGGTCGGCGTCCGGCAGATGATGCCGTTCCAGCTTCGACGGCGGATACGGGACGTCGAATCCGCCGACCCGCAGGACCGGCGCGTCCAGTTGGTAGAAGCACCGCTCGGAGATGCGGGCCGCGATCTCCGCACCCAGCCCGAGGAACGTCGACGCCTCGTGCGCGACGACGAGTCTGCCGGTCTTACGAACCGATGCCTCGACGGTGTCGAAGTCGATCGGGGAGAGGGAGCGCAGGTCGATCACCTCGAGGGAGTGCCCCTCGTCGGCGGCGATCGACGCGGCCGACAGAGCCGTCGGCACGACCGAGCCGTACGCGACGATGGTGGCGTCCGTGCCCTCCCTGGCCACTCGCGCCCGATGCAGCGGCAGGTCCGGTTCGGCGTCCACGTCGAACTCGGCCTTGTCCCAGTACCGCCGCTTCGGTTCGAAGAACACCACCGGGTCGTCCGCCGCGACGGCTTGCTGGATCATGTGGAACGCGTCCGCCGGGTTGCTGGGGGTGACGACGCGGAGTCCGGCGGTGTGGACGAAATACGCCTCCGGCGACTCCGAATGGTGTTCGACCGCGCCGATGCCGCCGCCGAACGGGATCCGGATCGTGAGGGGCGCGGTGACCCGGCCCTGCGTGCGGTAGTGAATCTTGGCCACCTGCGACACGATCTGGTCGAACGCGGGGTACACGAATCCGTCGAACTGGATCTCGCAGACCGGCCGGTAGCCGCGCAGCGCCATCCCGAACGCGGCGCCGACGATCCCCGATTCGGCGAGCGGGGTGTCGATGACCCGGTTGTCGCCGAAGTCCTTCTGCAGGGTGTCGGTGACGCGGAAGACCCCGCCGAGGCGTCCGACGTCCTCGCCCATGATCACGACCTTCCGGTCGTGTTCGAGAGCGCGCCGCAGACCTGCGTTGAGTGCGCCGCCGAGCGACAGCGTGGTGGTGGTCATGACAGTGCCTCCTCGATGCCGGCGAAGCCTGCGAGGTACGCGGCGTACTGCTCGCGTTCCTCGTCGATGAGCGGGTGGTCGGTGGAATAGACGTGGTCGAACAGGTCGAGCGGGGCGGGGTCGGGCGCCTCGACGGTTCCCGAGCGCAGTCGCGCGGCGACGGCGTCGGCGGTGGCCTGCACCCGGGCGAGGAATTCGTCGCTCAGCAGTCCCTCCCTCTCGAGGAGTCGTCGCATCCGGTCGATGGGGTCGCGGGCCTTCCAGATCTCGGTCTCGGCCGCCGCCCGGTACCGGGTGGGATCGTCCGATGTGGTGTGGGGGCCCATGCGATATGTGACGGCCTCGATGAACGTCGGTCCGCTGCCTTCGCGGGCCCGCTGGGTGGCCTGGCGGGTGACCGCGAGGACCGCGAGAACGTCGTTGCCGTCCACCCGGAGGGCGGGCATGCCGTAACCGGCGGCGCGCTGCGCGATGGGGACGGGACTCTGCAGGTGAACCGGTTCGCTGATCGCGAACTGGTTGTTCTGGCAGAAGAATACGACCGGCGCGTTGAAACTCATCGAGAAGCCGAGGGCCTCGGCGAGGTCGCCCTGACTGGTGGCGCCGTCGCCGAAGTAGGCGATCGTCGCGATCTCCGCGCCGTCGAGGTGGGCACCCATGGCGTAACCGGTGGCGTGCAGCCCCTGGGAGCCGACCACGATCGCCGGATTCGTCACGTTCACGGAACTCGGATCCCAGGCGGAATGGGCGCATCCCCGCCACATGCGGGTCATCACACCCGGGTCCACGCCTCGGCAGTAGGCGACGGCGTGTTCGCGGTAACTGATGAACGCGTAGTCGTCGGGACGGAGAGCGCGGGCGGAGCCGACCTGGGCGGCTTCCTGACCGAGCAGCGGGGCCCAGAGCCCCAGTTCACCCTGGCGTTGCAGAGCGACCGCCTCGACATCCATCCGACGCGCGGCGACGAGGTCCTCGTACAGGTCTCGCAGTTGGTCGGGTCCGATGTCGCGGACGAGGCTCGTGTAGTCGGGTCTGAAGACCCGTCGGCCGTCCGGCTGGATGAGCTGGACCGGATAGGCAATCTTGTCGACCATCGGGGTCACCTCGTGTTGTCGAGTCCGTGAACCTTGTGGGTTCGTCGGAGACGGGTACTGCGGCAGGACGGGTGTGTCCTACTTCACAGCATCCACGGGAACGCGAAGTGCGCAAGTGGCACCACCGACGTCGAGCAGAATGCCCAGTTTCGGGGGTGCGACCGGTGTCATGCTGCGTCTAATGACCAATGCGGACGCCACCGACGCATGGTTGTCGCTGCAATTGCCCGAAACGTCCGGATCAGCCTGCGAACACGAACCCGATCGAGGCGAGGACCGCGAGCACCGCGAGGTAGACCGCGGGCATTGCGACGGCCCGGGTGTCGGGATTGCCGTAATCGCCGTGTCTGACGTGAAACGCGACAGCGCACAGGAGGAGAATCAGCAGCGCCACCGTCGCGACCACACCCAGCGGAGTCCAGTAGAGGCCGACGAGAACGCCGACTCCGCCGGCGAGTTCCGCCACGCCGATCAGCCGCACCTGCTGCCCGCTCAGGCCCCGGGCCTGCAACCCCGTCCACGCGGTTCCCTTCAGTCTCAGCTTGGGAATGCTCACGGCGACGGCGCTCACGGCGAGGAGCACGCCACACACGATGAGGAAAACTTCCACGTCCGTCCCTCCAGTTCCGGCCGAATCGGCCTCACTGTTGCCACCCTAGGGCCGCGACCTGCGGTGCGGACCGGTTCCCTCCGCATCGGGCTTCCGAGCGGTTAGCATCGAGCGCGTGAATGCTGTGGGGCTGAACGAAGATGCCGTTTCCGCGTGGATTGCCGGACTCGGTGTGGGAGCGATCGCGCCGCTGAGCTTCGAGAGGATCGGGAACGGTCAGTCGAATCTCACGTACGCGGTCGGCGACGCGGGTGGCGGACGGTGGGTGCTGCGGCGGCCACCGCTCGGACATCTGCTCGCGTCGGCGCACGACGTGGTCCGCGAACACCGGATTCTGTCCTCTCTGCAGGGATCCGACGTTCCGGTGCCGAAGATCCTCGGGCTCACCGAAGATCCGGAGGTCACGGACGCGCCGCTCGTGCTGATGAGTTACGTCGCGGGGGTGGTGATCGACAGTATCGGTGTGGCGAAGGAACTGACGCCCGAGCAGCGGAACGCCGTCGGGCTGGCGATGCCGAAGGCGCTCGCGAAGATCCATGCGGTCGATCTCCGGGACGCCGGGCTGGAGGACCTTGCCAGCCACAAGCCTTACGCGGCAAGGCAGTTGAAGCGCTGGACGGATCAGTGGGAGAAGTCCCACACTCGGGAGGTCCCGGCGATCGAGGATCTGGCCGGGATCCTCGAGCGCAACATGCCGGAGCAGGCCGAACTGTCGTTGGTGCACGGTGATTTTCACCTGAGCAACGTCATCACTTCGCCGGACGCGGGCGAGGTGGTCGCGGTGGTCGACTGGGAACTGTGCACGCTGGGCGACCCCCTCGCCGATGTGGGCGCGTTGCTGGCCTACTGGCCCGAGGCGGGCGACGAGGACGCCGGACCGTTCCCCGCCTCCACCCTCGAGGGATTCCCCACCCGGGCCGAACTCGTGGAGGCGTATGTCCACCACACCAAACGCGACGTGACGCACGTCGGGTACTGGCACGTGCTGGCGTTGTGGAAGCTGGCGATCATCGCCGAAGGCGTGCTGCGCCGCGTGATCGACGACCCCCGGAACAAGGCCGAGACCGGCGCGCCGACGGTCGCGCTGATCGACGGGATCATCGCCCGGGCGGTGGCCACGGCCGAGGCCGAGGGCCTGCACTGAACCACCCGGTGGCACCGGACCCTCAGGGCGTGTCCGGTGCCACCAGAAGGTTTACGGCGCTGCGGATTTCGTCGGGAATCGGAACGGGCTTGCGGGTCTTCGCGTCCACGTACACGTGGACGAAGCGGCCGAGAGCGGCGAGGTCGAGTGCGTCGCCGTTCTCGCGGAAGATCGCGAGCGCGTACACGATGCTCCGGGTGCCCAGCTTCTCGACGGACAGCCCCACCTGCAGGCGGTCCGGGAACGTCAGCTCGCTGACGTACCTGCAGGACGTCTCGGCGACCACGCCGATCGCGGGCAGATCCCGGATGTCGGTGCCCGTCGTCGCGATCAGCCAGCCGTTGACGGCCGTGTCGAAATACGAGTAGTACGTGACGTTGTTGACGTGCCCGTAGTGGTCGTTGTCCGCCCAGCGGGTCGGCACCGGCCACAGCGCGGGGAAGTCGGCGGCGGTCGGCATCGCGGGGGCGTCGTCGTGTTTCACCGTCCCGACCCTAATGCCACGGATCGTCTGCACCACGCGTCGGGCAGAATCGCGTCCTATGTCTGTGCCCGACAGTGATGTGCGTTCACCGGATTCCGCCGCCCAGCCGATCAGCGCCGGAATCGTCACCGCCCTGGTGGGCTTCACCAGTTCGTTCGCCGTCGTACTCACCGGGTTGACGGCGGTGGGCGCGAACTCCGCCCAGGCCGCGTCGGGACTGCTGGCGCTGTGTGTGACGCAGGCGCTGGGGATGCTGTGGATGTCGCGGCACTACCGCATGCCGATCACCCTCGCGTGGTCGACGCCGGGAGCGGCTCTGCTCGCCGGGGCGGGAACGGTGAGCGGCGGGTGGCCGGCCGCGGTCGGCGCGTTCGCCGTCGTGGGGGCGGCGGTCATCCTCACCGGGCTGTGGCCGCGGCTGGGACGGCTCATCGCCGCCATCCCCCCGGCGCTGGCGCAGGCGATGCTCGCGGGGGTGCTGCTGCCGCTGTGCCTGGCACCGGTGCTGGCGCTGCGTGATGCACCGCTCGCCGTCGCGCCCGTCGTCCTCGTGTGGCTGGTCCTGCAGCGGTATTCGCCGCGGTGGGCGGTCCCGGCGGCGTTCGCGGCCGCCGCGGTGGTGATCGCCGTCGGTCTCGTCTCCGGCAGCGACACCCTCGACACGAGCGCCCTCCTGCCGAGGCTCGACGTCACCGCACCGGCATGGACGTGGCAGGCGATGATCGGGATCGCGATCCCGCTGTACATCGTGACGATGGCGTCCCAGAACATTCCCGGCACCGCCGTCATGAATTCCTTCGGTTACCGGGTGCCGTGGCGGCCGGCCATGCTGGTGACCGGTGTCGGGACCCTCGTCGGCGCCCCCGCGGGTGGGCACGCCATCAATCTCGCCGCCATCAGTGCCGCCCTCGCCGCCGCGCCGTCAGCGCATCCCGACCCCCGGAAGCGCTGGGTCGCGGCGTTCACGGCGGGCTGGGCGTACCTGGTGCTCGCGGCGTGTTCGGCCGCGGTCGCCACCCTCATCGCCGCGGCGCCGGAGGGCGTCGTGGAGGCCGTCGCCGGACTGGCCCTCCTCGGTACGCTCGGCGGGGCGCTGGCCTCGGCCCTCGACGACGTCCGCGAACGGGAGGGTGCCGTCGTCACGTTCCTGATCGCCGCGTCGGGGGTGAGCATCCTCGGCATCGGGTCCGCATTCTGGGCGCTGGTCGCCGGACTGATCGTGCGGGTCGCGGTGGGCTCGCGACGATAATGGGCACATGACCACCATCGAGGTAGTGCAGGGTGACATCACGACGGTCGAGGTCGACGCGATCGTCAACGCCGCCAACTCCGGACTGCTCGGCGGCGGTGGCGTGGACGGCGCCATCCACCGGGCCGGCGGCCCCGACATTCTCGCCGAATGCCGGCAACTGCGGGCCACCACACTGCAGGACGGACTGCCTGCGGGACAGGCGGTCGCGACGACGGCGGGCCGGTTGCCCGCCCGATGGGTGATCCACACGGTCGGCCCCGTCTACTCCTCTTCGGACGATCGGTCGGCCACCCTGCGCAGCGCCTACACCACCAGTTTGGCGGTGGCCGCCGACCTCGGCGCGCAGTCCGTCGCGTTCCCGCTGATCTCGTCCGGGGTGTACGGCTGGCCCGCGGACGACGCCGTCCGGCAGGCGGTCGGCGCCGTCCGCGATTCCGACTCCGGGATTCCGCGGGTGCTGTTCGTCGCGTTCGACGCGCGGATGGCGTCGCTGCTGCGGGCCGAGGTGGGATGAGGACGCTGCCCCGCGCCCCCCACCCTCACCGGGTCCGGATCCGGCGCGTCGCCATCGCGGTGGCCGAGGCCACGAACTCC includes these proteins:
- the pdhA gene encoding pyruvate dehydrogenase (acetyl-transferring) E1 component subunit alpha, coding for MVDKIAYPVQLIQPDGRRVFRPDYTSLVRDIGPDQLRDLYEDLVAARRMDVEAVALQRQGELGLWAPLLGQEAAQVGSARALRPDDYAFISYREHAVAYCRGVDPGVMTRMWRGCAHSAWDPSSVNVTNPAIVVGSQGLHATGYAMGAHLDGAEIATIAYFGDGATSQGDLAEALGFSMSFNAPVVFFCQNNQFAISEPVHLQSPVPIAQRAAGYGMPALRVDGNDVLAVLAVTRQATQRAREGSGPTFIEAVTYRMGPHTTSDDPTRYRAAAETEIWKARDPIDRMRRLLEREGLLSDEFLARVQATADAVAARLRSGTVEAPDPAPLDLFDHVYSTDHPLIDEEREQYAAYLAGFAGIEEALS
- a CDS encoding DoxX family protein; amino-acid sequence: MEVFLIVCGVLLAVSAVAVSIPKLRLKGTAWTGLQARGLSGQQVRLIGVAELAGGVGVLVGLYWTPLGVVATVALLILLLCAVAFHVRHGDYGNPDTRAVAMPAVYLAVLAVLASIGFVFAG
- a CDS encoding benzoate/H(+) symporter BenE family transporter is translated as MSVPDSDVRSPDSAAQPISAGIVTALVGFTSSFAVVLTGLTAVGANSAQAASGLLALCVTQALGMLWMSRHYRMPITLAWSTPGAALLAGAGTVSGGWPAAVGAFAVVGAAVILTGLWPRLGRLIAAIPPALAQAMLAGVLLPLCLAPVLALRDAPLAVAPVVLVWLVLQRYSPRWAVPAAFAAAAVVIAVGLVSGSDTLDTSALLPRLDVTAPAWTWQAMIGIAIPLYIVTMASQNIPGTAVMNSFGYRVPWRPAMLVTGVGTLVGAPAGGHAINLAAISAALAAAPSAHPDPRKRWVAAFTAGWAYLVLAACSAAVATLIAAAPEGVVEAVAGLALLGTLGGALASALDDVREREGAVVTFLIAASGVSILGIGSAFWALVAGLIVRVAVGSRR
- a CDS encoding phosphotransferase family protein, producing MNAVGLNEDAVSAWIAGLGVGAIAPLSFERIGNGQSNLTYAVGDAGGGRWVLRRPPLGHLLASAHDVVREHRILSSLQGSDVPVPKILGLTEDPEVTDAPLVLMSYVAGVVIDSIGVAKELTPEQRNAVGLAMPKALAKIHAVDLRDAGLEDLASHKPYAARQLKRWTDQWEKSHTREVPAIEDLAGILERNMPEQAELSLVHGDFHLSNVITSPDAGEVVAVVDWELCTLGDPLADVGALLAYWPEAGDEDAGPFPASTLEGFPTRAELVEAYVHHTKRDVTHVGYWHVLALWKLAIIAEGVLRRVIDDPRNKAETGAPTVALIDGIIARAVATAEAEGLH
- a CDS encoding alpha-ketoacid dehydrogenase subunit beta: MTTTTLSLGGALNAGLRRALEHDRKVVIMGEDVGRLGGVFRVTDTLQKDFGDNRVIDTPLAESGIVGAAFGMALRGYRPVCEIQFDGFVYPAFDQIVSQVAKIHYRTQGRVTAPLTIRIPFGGGIGAVEHHSESPEAYFVHTAGLRVVTPSNPADAFHMIQQAVAADDPVVFFEPKRRYWDKAEFDVDAEPDLPLHRARVAREGTDATIVAYGSVVPTALSAASIAADEGHSLEVIDLRSLSPIDFDTVEASVRKTGRLVVAHEASTFLGLGAEIAARISERCFYQLDAPVLRVGGFDVPYPPSKLERHHLPDADRLLDAVDRSLAA
- a CDS encoding O-acetyl-ADP-ribose deacetylase, whose product is MTTIEVVQGDITTVEVDAIVNAANSGLLGGGGVDGAIHRAGGPDILAECRQLRATTLQDGLPAGQAVATTAGRLPARWVIHTVGPVYSSSDDRSATLRSAYTTSLAVAADLGAQSVAFPLISSGVYGWPADDAVRQAVGAVRDSDSGIPRVLFVAFDARMASLLRAEVG
- a CDS encoding acyl-CoA thioesterase, whose amino-acid sequence is MPTAADFPALWPVPTRWADNDHYGHVNNVTYYSYFDTAVNGWLIATTGTDIRDLPAIGVVAETSCRYVSELTFPDRLQVGLSVEKLGTRSIVYALAIFRENGDALDLAALGRFVHVYVDAKTRKPVPIPDEIRSAVNLLVAPDTP